TTTTCATCGCCGGGACCTATGTCGACGCTCAGCGGATCTTTATCGTCATCTTGAGCATTGTGCTGGTCGTCCTCCTTTATTTTTTCACCCATCACACGGCTACCGGTCTCGCTTTCAGAGGGATCGCCCAGGATGAGCGTACGGCGCTCACTTTTGGAATCGACTCCGACAAGGTCGCCACCCTCAGCGTGGCGCTCGGAGCCGGCCTTGCGGCTCTCGCCGCCCTCGTCATCATCCCGCTCGGCAGCATCTCGGTAGGCGAAGGCTACGACGTCCTGGTCAATGCGTTAGCCGTCTGCATCATCGGAGGACTCGGCAGCAACGGGGGTCTGGTCCTGGCCAGTTTCCTGATAGGCTTCGCCCAGCGCTTCACCGACACTTATGTGGGTTCCCACTGGACCATGATTGTGAGCTTGGCGGCGATTCTGCTGGTCCTGGTCATCAAACCCTCCGGGCTTTTCGGAAAACAGAAAGAACTCGAAGAAAGGATCTGAGCCTCCCGGGGCAGAACTTCACGACCATGGTGCTTCTCCCATAAGTCCTTTTCATTTCTGAATAAATTAAGTTTTCTTTCCTCTGCCGAAAAAAATTCTTGACAGGTGCACCATTACACGCCAATAATTTAACGAACACTCGTTAAAATTAACAGGAGCATCCATGTCTCGCCCCAAAAATATTCAAAAAATTAAGGAGTTCGATCGGGTTATCGCCCGTCTTTTTGCTCGCAAGGGCTATCACTCCACCTCCATACGCGAAATCGCCCGCGAGCTCGGCATGACTCAATCCTCCCTCTACTATTACTATAAGAGCAAAGAAGACATGCTTTTTCGCCTCATCAACAGTGCCGTCGACGAATCCCTCGCAACCGTCGAAAAAATCTGTTTCTCGGATCTGCCCGCTGAAGAAAAACTGAAGCAGGTCTTGGGGTTCTACACCCAGTATTTCGCTGGAGACCAGGATCGGGAGATCCTGTTGCTGAACGAAATCAATTCGCTCAGCCCGGAACATCGCGCCATCCAGATTCAAAAGGAAAGGCACTACGTTCAGCTCTTCTACGGCATCTTGCGCGAACTGACTGAACAAAGAAAAATGAAGCCCATCAATCATACGGTAGCGACGTTCGCTTTCTTCGGCATGGTTCACTACACCGTCAAATGGTACCATACCGATGGATCGATCGGGTTGGGCGAGCTTGCCGATATGTTCGTCGAAATCTTTACCAAGGGCATTTTCACCCGTTAGGCTTCTGTTACAGGAACACGGGCACACCTGCACTTTTCAGGTAAGAATCTCTTGAACACTCGATCTGAAATCTTCAAGCTTTTTTGCGGAGAATGGCTGGCATGCGGCAAAGATAAGTTAGGTCATCCGGAAATGGTCTTTTTGGCCAATCTCGGCCTCGATCTGCACGTTTGCTTGTGCGGCGACCTGCAGGTCGCCTCCGCGTAATCGATTGATTTCCTTGATATTGGCCAAACCGGGACCCGCCCCGCAGGGGTGGGACTGAGCACCCGAAGGGTGT
The nucleotide sequence above comes from Desulfatiglans anilini DSM 4660. Encoded proteins:
- a CDS encoding branched-chain amino acid ABC transporter permease, with protein sequence MFVGTVFYAVINSVVLALMAIGFNLTFGISGVANFAYGALYILAAFVAWMLIHFIGLPYLIAAGLAVVLNLFIGALMYRFILMRVRGQALSEVIATFGIGLALLEVFRYLGFVGFEYNLPVLSDRSFFIAGTYVDAQRIFIVILSIVLVVLLYFFTHHTATGLAFRGIAQDERTALTFGIDSDKVATLSVALGAGLAALAALVIIPLGSISVGEGYDVLVNALAVCIIGGLGSNGGLVLASFLIGFAQRFTDTYVGSHWTMIVSLAAILLVLVIKPSGLFGKQKELEERI
- a CDS encoding TetR/AcrR family transcriptional regulator, with protein sequence MSRPKNIQKIKEFDRVIARLFARKGYHSTSIREIARELGMTQSSLYYYYKSKEDMLFRLINSAVDESLATVEKICFSDLPAEEKLKQVLGFYTQYFAGDQDREILLLNEINSLSPEHRAIQIQKERHYVQLFYGILRELTEQRKMKPINHTVATFAFFGMVHYTVKWYHTDGSIGLGELADMFVEIFTKGIFTR